The Candidatus Atribacteria bacterium ADurb.Bin276 region TCTCTTCAATGAAAGTAATTTCGGTTTCTTGTTGTTCATTTGTAATTATTTTTTTCTCTTTATAATTTATAGAAGGATTAGGTTCTTCAGTTTTTGCTTTTATGTTACGAATTACTTCTTCAATATCACGAACAGAAAGATTTTCTCGGATGATTTTTCCTGATAGTTGAATTTTTAAATCCTGACTTTCAATGGCAAGCAATGCTCGAGCATGGCCAAATGAAATATCGTTGTTTTCAAGCATTTTTTGTATTTCTTGGGGTAAGTCAAGAAGGCGGAGCACATTAGCGATGGTGGGTCTCTTTTTCCCCAGTCTTTTTGAAATATCCTCTTGAGTTAGCTCAAAATTAAGCATCAATCGTTGAATTCCCTTAGCTAAGTCTAAGGGGTTTAAATCTTCCCTCTGTAAGTTCTCAATTAAAGCAATTTCTAATCTTTTTTGTTCATTTACTTCTTCAACTATAACAGGAATTGTTGGCAAACCAGCTTTTTGTGCTGCTCTCCATCTTCTCTCTCCTGCAACTATTTCATATCCTGTCCCATCGGTTCGTACAATAATTGGTTGTAGAACACCATGAATACGAATCGACTGAGCAAGCTCTTCTAAGCTCTCATCGTTTATTTGAAGTCGGGGTTGGAGAGGATTACTATGAATAAGTTGAATATCAATTTCTTGGATCGACCGTGCACCAAGATTTCCAACT contains the following coding sequences:
- the spo0C gene encoding Chromosome-partitioning protein Spo0J yields the protein MARKSLGKGLDALIPGVGNLGARSIQEIDIQLIHSNPLQPRLQINDESLEELAQSIRIHGVLQPIIVRTDGTGYEIVAGERRWRAAQKAGLPTIPVIVEEVNEQKRLEIALIENLQREDLNPLDLAKGIQRLMLNFELTQEDISKRLGKKRPTIANVLRLLDLPQEIQKMLENNDISFGHARALLAIESQDLKIQLSGKIIRENLSVRDIEEVIRNIKAKTEEPNPSINYKEKKIITNEQQETEITFIEESLMKYLATKVKIVKKRITIEYYGDEDLHRIYNLITGKEEPF